A stretch of the Deltaproteobacteria bacterium genome encodes the following:
- a CDS encoding serine protease gives MLSPVTRRFRFARRRAWMLVAAAVLAACGGTIRPPRARLTPKQIMIRSQPSIVQIRVFGVDGPAIGTGFAVAPDGRIATNLHVIDGALEAVVQLHDGTEYPVEFVVATDPAHDLAILRIPKRDVPALPLGDSDGVSPGDPVFAIGNPLGAGWTISDGLISAIRPVADGLTMLQISAPISRGSSGGPLLNVYGEVVGVATMVSSEGQNLNFGMPINYLKPLLARDDGESFETFAARSRARAEAGRRAAPRIERQVPDHPLSVLDGCSDEDIRRVAAEIIAAIEKGAPIYNGTCSQIRDPDERARARADGRCVPGDHEVCYRIYEGTALRLDHDLPQDCRGVRAALGDGLLRARTLDSYTEKAWAMRDAFDGLLAVIEKKLRR, from the coding sequence ATGCTGTCGCCGGTGACACGCCGTTTCCGTTTCGCCCGGCGCCGAGCGTGGATGCTGGTCGCCGCCGCGGTCCTCGCCGCATGCGGGGGCACGATTCGACCACCGCGCGCGCGGCTCACGCCGAAGCAGATCATGATCCGCTCGCAGCCGAGCATCGTGCAGATTCGCGTGTTCGGGGTCGACGGGCCGGCGATCGGCACCGGCTTTGCCGTCGCGCCAGACGGCCGCATCGCGACGAACTTGCACGTCATCGACGGTGCCCTCGAGGCCGTGGTGCAGCTTCACGACGGCACGGAGTACCCGGTCGAGTTCGTCGTCGCGACGGACCCGGCGCACGACCTGGCGATCTTGCGGATTCCGAAGCGCGACGTGCCGGCCCTTCCGCTCGGAGACAGCGACGGCGTGTCGCCCGGCGATCCGGTGTTCGCCATTGGCAACCCGCTCGGCGCGGGCTGGACGATCAGCGACGGACTGATCAGCGCGATTCGGCCGGTGGCGGACGGGCTCACCATGCTTCAGATCTCCGCGCCGATTTCGCGCGGGTCGAGCGGCGGGCCGCTGCTCAACGTATATGGCGAGGTGGTCGGCGTCGCCACCATGGTGTCGTCCGAAGGGCAAAACCTCAACTTCGGGATGCCGATCAACTACCTCAAGCCGCTGCTGGCGCGCGACGACGGCGAGTCGTTCGAGACGTTCGCGGCGCGGTCGCGGGCGCGCGCCGAGGCGGGCCGGCGCGCGGCCCCGCGCATCGAGCGCCAGGTTCCGGACCACCCCCTGAGCGTACTCGACGGCTGCAGCGACGAAGACATCCGCCGGGTTGCGGCGGAGATCATCGCCGCCATCGAAAAGGGGGCGCCGATCTACAACGGCACCTGTTCGCAAATTCGCGACCCGGACGAGCGAGCGCGGGCGCGCGCCGACGGCCGCTGCGTGCCCGGCGACCACGAGGTGTGCTACCGGATCTACGAGGGCACGGCGCTGCGGCTGGACCATGACCTGCCGCAGGACTGCCGGGGCGTGAGGGCTGCGCTCGGCGACGGTCTGCTCCGCGCGCGGACGCTCGACAGCTATACCGAGAAGGCGTGGGCGATGCGGGATGCGTTCGACGGCTTGCTCGCGGTGATCGAGAAGAAACTGC